One stretch of Microplitis mediator isolate UGA2020A chromosome 9, iyMicMedi2.1, whole genome shotgun sequence DNA includes these proteins:
- the LOC130675208 gene encoding uncharacterized protein LOC130675208 isoform X1, which yields MSFHTMNSATYTSSCPTLQSNLSLHSSSYYSEYGNTTQRRRLSSTGEADTSATSSYEGSEGSSENNDENRLEPVTQLEREQLETFFRGLKSQVFVCESLANLYLGSATQSERWDLRFTGIPVVVLDLGETRSRSKRRIQILLAERGTCFTLWRETIDNLSSYKVSGPAFHTMCLSSDHTRLAGLSYDNSKAANDLWQHIERLVSCPENISLSVPGKKKKKQPPAKKFVLPAKSNISQPCQFQHITSVDATDRSRYFSLQTLVPALNQLKHSIEPTI from the exons ATGAG TTTCCATACAATGAATAGTGCAACGTATACTTCTTCCTGTCCGACATTACAGTCAAATCTGTCCCTTCACAGCTCGTCTTACTACAGTGAGTACGGTAATACAACACAACGAAGACGATTGTCATCAACAGGTGAAGCAGACACATCAGCCACGTCAAGTTACGAGGGAAGTGAAGGCAGTTCGGAGAATAACGATGAAAATCGGCTGGAACCAGTCACACAGCTTGAACGAGAACAACTTGAAACTTTCTTCCGTGGATTAAAATCacag GTTTTTGTTTGCGAGTCTCTCGCAAATTTATATCTTGGAAGCGCAACTCAAAGTGAACGATGGGATCTACGGTTTACTGGTATTCCAGTAGTGGTTTTAGATCTGGGTGAAACACGATCTCGTTCTAAACGACGTATACAAATTTTACTCGCAGAAAGAGGTACTTGTTTCACTTTATGGCGTGAAACTATCGACAATTTATCGTCTTACAAG gTATCTGGACCAGCTTTCCATACCATGTGTTTATCATCTGATCACACACGCTTAGCGGGATTAAGTTACGACAATTCAAAAGCTGCGAATGATCTTTGGCAGCATATCGAACGTCTTGTTTCTTGTCCAGAAAATATAAGTCTTTCAGTGCCCGgcaagaagaaaaagaaacagCCGCCggctaaaaaatttgttttaccaGCGAAAAGTAACATCAGTCAGCCTTGTCAGTTTCAACACATAACGAGTGTCGACGCCACTGATCGATCGCGATATTTTTCGCTGCAAACTCTTGTTCCAGCATTAAATCAACTTAAACATTCTATTGAACCAACtatttaa
- the LOC130675208 gene encoding uncharacterized protein LOC130675208 isoform X2, with protein MNSATYTSSCPTLQSNLSLHSSSYYSEYGNTTQRRRLSSTGEADTSATSSYEGSEGSSENNDENRLEPVTQLEREQLETFFRGLKSQVFVCESLANLYLGSATQSERWDLRFTGIPVVVLDLGETRSRSKRRIQILLAERGTCFTLWRETIDNLSSYKVSGPAFHTMCLSSDHTRLAGLSYDNSKAANDLWQHIERLVSCPENISLSVPGKKKKKQPPAKKFVLPAKSNISQPCQFQHITSVDATDRSRYFSLQTLVPALNQLKHSIEPTI; from the exons ATGAATAGTGCAACGTATACTTCTTCCTGTCCGACATTACAGTCAAATCTGTCCCTTCACAGCTCGTCTTACTACAGTGAGTACGGTAATACAACACAACGAAGACGATTGTCATCAACAGGTGAAGCAGACACATCAGCCACGTCAAGTTACGAGGGAAGTGAAGGCAGTTCGGAGAATAACGATGAAAATCGGCTGGAACCAGTCACACAGCTTGAACGAGAACAACTTGAAACTTTCTTCCGTGGATTAAAATCacag GTTTTTGTTTGCGAGTCTCTCGCAAATTTATATCTTGGAAGCGCAACTCAAAGTGAACGATGGGATCTACGGTTTACTGGTATTCCAGTAGTGGTTTTAGATCTGGGTGAAACACGATCTCGTTCTAAACGACGTATACAAATTTTACTCGCAGAAAGAGGTACTTGTTTCACTTTATGGCGTGAAACTATCGACAATTTATCGTCTTACAAG gTATCTGGACCAGCTTTCCATACCATGTGTTTATCATCTGATCACACACGCTTAGCGGGATTAAGTTACGACAATTCAAAAGCTGCGAATGATCTTTGGCAGCATATCGAACGTCTTGTTTCTTGTCCAGAAAATATAAGTCTTTCAGTGCCCGgcaagaagaaaaagaaacagCCGCCggctaaaaaatttgttttaccaGCGAAAAGTAACATCAGTCAGCCTTGTCAGTTTCAACACATAACGAGTGTCGACGCCACTGATCGATCGCGATATTTTTCGCTGCAAACTCTTGTTCCAGCATTAAATCAACTTAAACATTCTATTGAACCAACtatttaa
- the LOC130675209 gene encoding uncharacterized protein LOC130675209 produces the protein MVTRRINLSSLVFISLFIVSNVNKGMSLKCYQCTSDSSGDCWTNPPDTYLVECGEETSTVNPSTESTTSSSTTITSTTPSTSSSTTPSTTPSTTPSTTPSTTPSTTPSTTPSTTPSTTPSTTPSTTPSTTPSTTPSTTESTTQSTTQSTTESTTQSTTESTTQSTTQSISPSTTSSTATEQTSGAPRVRRQADLRDDDTWECSKEFTSNNGVEMISRQCVQKSKSSCNGKAEDSSCLCSDKDGCNSASNIGIQFLCMTLPIGVALFLAR, from the exons atggttACCCGACGGATTAATTTAAGTTCCCTAGTGtttataagtttatttattgtttcaaatgtcaataaag gaaTGTCATTGAAATGCTATCAGTGTACATCAGATAGTTCTGGCGATTGTTGGACTAATCCTCCAGACACATATTTAGTGGAATGTGGTGAAGAAACTTCGACAGTTAATCCATCGACTGAATCTACGACTTCATCATCTACTACTATTACATCAACTACACCATCAACTTCTTCATCAACTACTCCATCAACTACACCATCAACTACTCCATCAACTACACCATCAACTACTCCATCAACTACACCATCAACTACTCCATCAACTACACCATCAACTACTCCTTCGACTACTCCATCAACTACTCCATCAACTACACCATCAACTACTCCATCGACTACTGAATCGACTACTCAATCGACTACTCAATCGACTACTGAATCGACTACTCAATCGACTACTGAATCGACTACTCAATCGACTACTCAATCGATTAGTCCATCAACTACTTCATCAACTGCTACTGAACAAACTTCAGGTGCACCCAGAGTGAGACGTCAAGCAGATCTTCGTGATGATGATACTTGGGAATGTTCTAAAGAATTTAcctcaa acaATGGTGTAGAAATGATCAGCAGACAATGTGtgcaaaaaagtaaaagttcGTGTAATGGTAAAGCTGAAGATTCAAGTTGTCTGTGCAGTGACAAAGATGGTTGCAATTCGGCTTCAAACATTGGAATTCAATTCCTATGTATGACATTACCAATAGGTGTTGCACTTTTTTTAGCACGATAA